A genomic stretch from bacterium includes:
- a CDS encoding DUF2284 domain-containing protein gives MRRYLKYIQQANQLGAIESKLIPVKSIVTAEWVRLKCQFGCGGYGKRLTCPPYSPTPEQTKRMLLEYTDALLIHGDEYTDIRQIVASLERSIFLDGYYKAFGFGAGPCTLCATCAKFCKHPEEARPAMEASGIDVYATVKANGFPIDVVRDRTCKENYYGLVLIQ, from the coding sequence ATGAGACGATATCTCAAATATATTCAACAAGCAAACCAACTCGGCGCAATCGAATCGAAACTTATTCCGGTGAAAAGTATCGTAACTGCGGAATGGGTTCGGCTTAAATGCCAGTTCGGTTGCGGTGGGTATGGCAAACGGTTAACCTGCCCACCGTATTCGCCTACCCCAGAACAAACCAAACGGATGCTCTTGGAATATACCGATGCGCTCCTGATTCATGGCGATGAATATACTGATATCCGCCAGATTGTTGCATCGTTAGAACGGTCGATTTTCCTTGATGGATATTATAAAGCGTTCGGGTTCGGCGCAGGACCTTGCACTCTCTGCGCAACCTGCGCGAAATTCTGCAAGCATCCGGAAGAAGCTCGGCCGGCAATGGAAGCTAGCGGTATCGATGTCTATGCGACTGTAAAAGCGAACGGTTTTCCTATCGACGTGGTTCGAGATAGAACGTGTAAAGAGAATTATTATGGACTTGTGCTGATTCAATAG
- the miaB gene encoding tRNA (N6-isopentenyl adenosine(37)-C2)-methylthiotransferase MiaB, protein MMREGKSIYLCTFGCQMNEHDSERIAGLLDSAGYQFVDREDIADIILFNTCCIRASAEQRVYGRVSQLGKLKKRKPELLIGILGCMAEKQQDEIFRKLPMVDFVIGPRQWFRIKETLDDVIQSRQQKVVCGVEIAPQVFQKPKRFGKIKAWVSIMEGCNNYCAYCVVPYVRGYQVSRPAHEIIAEVEQLANDGYKEITLLGQNVNAYRYCEIPNNHSEISVPQSEISFAELLRRLNRIDGIQRIRYTTSHPRDFSLEIIQAIQESPKVCEHFHLPIQSGSDYILNRMNRGYTFAQYQQLVQEIRNRFPTASITTDIIVGFPGETEEEYQKTLEAMRTIQWDSAFLFMFSPRSGTKAATLDNPVPLAVRKQRIREVIELQKQISTDKLKQLIGKRVEVLVEGRAKNKSHQWFAKRAHDLVWFGRTRQNIVAVFPADRPIQPGELISVTVKDTSAYTLFTEPAE, encoded by the coding sequence ATGATGAGGGAAGGTAAATCTATATATCTTTGCACGTTCGGCTGCCAGATGAATGAACATGATTCCGAACGGATTGCGGGACTCCTTGATTCTGCGGGGTACCAATTCGTTGACCGAGAAGACATAGCAGATATTATTCTATTCAACACCTGCTGTATTCGAGCGAGTGCTGAACAGCGAGTATATGGGCGGGTATCCCAGCTCGGCAAATTGAAAAAGCGGAAGCCGGAATTGCTTATTGGTATCCTCGGTTGTATGGCAGAAAAACAACAGGATGAAATATTCCGGAAACTACCGATGGTTGATTTCGTTATCGGCCCACGACAATGGTTTCGGATCAAAGAAACATTAGATGATGTAATACAGTCTCGGCAGCAGAAAGTAGTTTGCGGAGTTGAGATTGCTCCGCAAGTGTTCCAGAAACCGAAACGATTCGGCAAGATTAAAGCTTGGGTCTCGATCATGGAAGGATGCAATAATTATTGCGCATATTGTGTTGTCCCTTATGTTCGTGGGTATCAGGTATCAAGACCGGCTCATGAGATTATCGCTGAAGTTGAACAGTTAGCGAACGATGGATATAAAGAGATAACCTTACTCGGGCAGAATGTTAATGCATACCGCTACTGCGAAATTCCAAATAATCATTCAGAAATCAGCGTTCCACAATCCGAAATTAGTTTTGCGGAGTTATTGCGCCGGTTGAATCGTATCGATGGAATTCAGCGAATACGATATACGACCAGTCATCCACGCGATTTCAGTCTCGAGATAATCCAAGCAATACAGGAGTCGCCGAAAGTATGCGAGCATTTCCATCTGCCAATCCAATCCGGGTCGGATTATATCTTAAACCGTATGAATCGAGGATATACCTTCGCGCAATATCAGCAGCTGGTGCAAGAAATTCGGAATCGGTTTCCGACCGCTAGTATCACTACGGATATTATCGTCGGTTTCCCCGGTGAAACAGAAGAAGAATACCAGAAAACACTCGAGGCGATGCGAACTATCCAATGGGATAGTGCTTTCTTGTTTATGTTCTCGCCACGGAGTGGAACGAAAGCGGCTACGTTAGATAATCCGGTTCCGCTTGCGGTTCGGAAACAGCGGATTCGTGAAGTAATCGAACTTCAGAAACAAATCAGCACGGATAAACTAAAACAACTGATTGGTAAACGAGTTGAAGTTCTCGTTGAAGGGCGTGCTAAGAATAAATCGCATCAATGGTTTGCAAAACGCGCCCATGACCTAGTCTGGTTCGGTCGTACTCGGCAGAATATCGTTGCAGTATTTCCGGCAGATAGACCAATTCAGCCGGGTGAACTTATTTCCGTGACAGTCAAGGATACTTCGGCATATACTTTATTTACCGAACCGGCAGAATAA
- a CDS encoding diguanylate cyclase codes for MAESTGVDKPKKELRPGVGAYWGEEFKPYGMSTVKLISVALIVLMICTAAVLILYYVARETLIDEVRRQLVSVASTAALQIDAEKHKLLQTRADETTETYRSMKEVLRRIRVANPDIRFIYTMTSTDRPNIWQFVLDAEEDPAKVSHIGDEYDVSQYPQMKEAFSGAIADKQLSTDEWGTFLSGYAPIYDKDWQPIAILGVDMTQDNVQRRLHVLEGYSTLVWLIFLTLIILSTILYYQRTRLLTIQRDIAYQLSLTDQLTQLANRRRFDLMLDFEFQVASRYQRPLSLIMGDIDNFKQYNDTYGHLAGDELLRKLAHLIQASVRKVDLVARFGGEEFVILLPNTDAAGAVQLAEKIRKIIELEDFSPISGKTITPVTISFGVATYPTHAKTKEELLDHADDALYMAKQAGRNRTKIYINSEEVKKS; via the coding sequence ATGGCTGAATCGACTGGGGTAGATAAACCAAAAAAAGAATTGCGACCGGGGGTTGGTGCATATTGGGGTGAAGAATTTAAACCGTATGGAATGTCAACGGTGAAACTTATCAGCGTAGCGCTTATCGTATTAATGATTTGCACCGCTGCGGTGTTAATTCTCTATTACGTTGCTCGGGAAACGCTGATTGATGAAGTTCGTCGCCAGCTGGTTAGTGTCGCGAGTACCGCTGCGTTACAGATTGATGCGGAGAAACATAAACTATTACAGACTCGCGCTGATGAAACTACTGAAACCTATCGTTCGATGAAGGAAGTATTACGGCGGATTCGGGTCGCGAATCCGGATATCCGGTTCATCTATACCATGACCAGCACCGACCGACCGAATATCTGGCAGTTTGTGCTTGATGCGGAAGAAGACCCAGCTAAAGTATCGCATATTGGCGATGAATATGATGTCTCGCAATATCCGCAGATGAAAGAAGCGTTTTCCGGCGCAATTGCGGATAAACAGCTATCTACCGACGAATGGGGAACCTTCCTATCCGGTTATGCTCCTATCTACGATAAAGATTGGCAACCGATAGCGATTCTTGGCGTTGATATGACGCAGGATAATGTCCAGCGGCGGCTCCATGTTCTAGAGGGATATTCAACGCTGGTCTGGTTGATTTTTCTAACCTTAATCATCTTATCAACGATTCTCTATTACCAGCGAACACGACTGCTTACTATCCAGCGCGATATCGCATATCAGCTATCATTAACCGACCAGTTGACCCAACTTGCGAACCGGCGTCGGTTCGATTTAATGCTCGATTTCGAGTTCCAGGTTGCATCGCGATACCAGCGTCCGTTATCGTTGATTATGGGCGATATCGATAATTTTAAACAATATAATGATACGTACGGTCATCTCGCTGGTGATGAACTGCTGCGGAAACTTGCGCATCTGATTCAAGCTTCTGTTCGGAAAGTAGATTTAGTCGCTCGGTTCGGTGGTGAAGAATTTGTTATTCTGTTGCCGAACACAGATGCAGCGGGTGCGGTACAGTTAGCGGAAAAAATCCGAAAAATTATTGAATTGGAAGATTTCTCTCCGATATCAGGAAAAACAATTACTCCGGTTACGATTAGTTTCGGCGTCGCTACGTATCCGACCCATGCGAAAACGAAAGAAGAATTACTCGACCATGCAGACGATGCTCTCTATATGGCAAAACAAGCTGGTCGAAATCGGACGAAAATCTATATAAATTCTGAAGAAGTGAAGAAAAGTTAA
- a CDS encoding HAD family hydrolase, producing the protein MSFNLIVFDFDGTIANTSPLIFASINAVAKKFLGKTFTPQEIIAMYGPTEEQIIASLVRPDDYNAAITEFYSVYAGKPELVESFPGFSEFLQQAKQKNITLGIFTGKGRKTCLINLHELGYQEYFDYIYTGDDVKNRKPHPEALLKIIADANVDPELAIYIGDSVADITCARAAGIKFGAAFWDPLADKRILDMRPDFIFYTIEELKVLLY; encoded by the coding sequence TTGAGTTTTAACCTAATAGTTTTTGATTTCGACGGAACAATAGCGAATACTTCTCCGTTAATTTTCGCTTCAATCAATGCGGTTGCTAAGAAGTTTCTTGGGAAAACGTTCACCCCGCAAGAGATAATCGCTATGTATGGACCAACGGAGGAGCAGATTATCGCTTCGTTAGTTCGTCCGGACGATTATAACGCAGCGATAACCGAGTTCTATTCCGTTTATGCGGGGAAACCGGAACTGGTTGAATCGTTTCCCGGATTTTCGGAATTCTTACAGCAAGCGAAACAGAAGAACATTACACTCGGAATATTTACTGGGAAAGGCAGAAAAACCTGTTTAATCAACCTGCACGAGTTAGGATATCAGGAGTATTTCGACTATATTTATACCGGCGATGATGTTAAGAACCGGAAACCGCATCCGGAAGCGCTCCTAAAAATCATTGCGGACGCGAATGTTGACCCTGAGCTAGCGATATATATCGGTGATTCGGTTGCGGATATCACCTGTGCGCGCGCTGCCGGAATCAAGTTCGGCGCAGCGTTCTGGGATCCCTTGGCAGATAAACGAATCCTTGACATGCGACCAGACTTTATCTTTTATACTATTGAAGAGTTAAAGGTTTTATTATACTAA
- a CDS encoding NUDIX hydrolase, whose protein sequence is MSIKKNPIPTVDIIIEMPNGGIVLIERKNPPSGWAIPGGFVDYGESLETAAVREAKEETSLDVELITQFHTYSDPNRDARMHTISTVYLAKPTDPNALPKADDDAKHIGIFTESNLPPCIAFDHAQILADYFHFKKTGKLPL, encoded by the coding sequence ATGAGTATTAAAAAGAATCCGATTCCTACCGTTGATATCATAATCGAGATGCCAAACGGCGGGATTGTTCTGATTGAACGGAAGAATCCGCCGTCAGGATGGGCGATTCCTGGCGGGTTCGTGGATTATGGTGAATCGTTAGAGACCGCAGCGGTTCGTGAAGCGAAAGAAGAAACCTCGCTTGACGTTGAACTGATTACCCAGTTTCATACCTATTCCGACCCGAACCGCGATGCACGAATGCATACAATTTCAACGGTATATCTCGCTAAACCGACTGATCCGAACGCTTTACCGAAAGCGGATGATGACGCCAAACATATCGGCATATTTACCGAATCTAACTTACCACCATGCATCGCATTCGACCACGCGCAGATCCTAGCTGACTATTTTCATTTCAAAAAAACCGGAAAACTACCGTTATAG